Proteins encoded in a region of the Paenibacillus sp. W2I17 genome:
- a CDS encoding multicopper oxidase domain-containing protein — MFSLLNVYKWSLVLAIFTATLSHCSSTDTVKPVHHDEVSSSSAISQTPVDPIIRREGTTVYIEMTAQVTDIEISEGVIYNAWTFNGTVPGPILRVTEGDTLVFTLKNKDSSLPHSMDFHAVHAAPSSKFIDVMPGEEGTFTYPTSSSGVFMYHCGTKPVLAHIANGMYGMIIVEPKAGYPSDHLVDREYTLVQSEWYKEHDYEAFLNGEPEYVVFNGNDYGLTKRPLLAKVGDTVRIYVSNAGPNEVSSFHIVGTIMDRVYTDGNPRNIQYGIQTVMLPASGGAVVEFTVTEEGDYPIVTHQFNHVAKGASAVLRVTKDGIDHGGPAMSH; from the coding sequence ATGTTCTCCTTACTGAATGTATATAAATGGTCACTCGTACTCGCTATATTCACAGCAACGCTCTCTCACTGTAGTTCAACCGATACAGTTAAACCTGTTCACCACGATGAAGTCTCCTCCTCCTCTGCGATTAGCCAAACCCCGGTGGACCCGATCATTCGCAGAGAAGGTACTACGGTATATATTGAAATGACGGCCCAGGTTACAGATATCGAAATCTCCGAAGGCGTAATCTACAACGCTTGGACATTTAATGGTACCGTTCCCGGACCCATCCTAAGAGTGACCGAGGGAGATACCTTGGTGTTCACGTTAAAAAATAAAGATTCCAGCCTGCCTCACTCCATGGATTTTCACGCTGTACATGCTGCTCCCAGCAGCAAATTTATTGATGTTATGCCAGGCGAGGAAGGCACGTTCACCTATCCAACCTCCTCATCCGGTGTATTCATGTATCACTGTGGAACCAAACCGGTTCTTGCCCATATCGCAAACGGGATGTACGGCATGATTATTGTGGAACCCAAGGCAGGATACCCTTCCGATCACTTGGTTGATCGTGAGTATACCCTTGTTCAAAGTGAATGGTATAAAGAACATGATTACGAGGCCTTTTTGAACGGGGAACCGGAATATGTCGTATTTAACGGCAATGATTATGGATTGACCAAGCGCCCCCTGCTAGCCAAAGTAGGAGATACAGTGCGGATCTATGTCAGTAATGCCGGACCCAATGAAGTCTCATCCTTCCACATTGTCGGGACAATAATGGACCGTGTGTATACCGATGGTAACCCACGTAACATCCAGTATGGAATACAGACGGTTATGCTTCCCGCAAGTGGTGGAGCCGTCGTAGAGTTCACCGTAACCGAAGAAGGCGACTATCCGATTGTAACCCATCAGTTCAATCATGTAGCCAAAGGAGCTTCCGCTGTTCTCCGTGTAACCAAGGACGGTATTGATCATGGCGGACCCGCAATGTCTCACTGA
- a CDS encoding SMI1/KNR4 family protein: protein MEPNVSLNVLMDELNHLLDERIQDPEIRQLFEEYQHREGASEESLDLFEKEYGVRLPGDFRTFYQRKDGSGYGLHVLYPGGAEGGRRTPFYLMSLEEIRETKQYFCEVDEKLEEYYSAEEINQLDPEIKPFLFHKPWIPFATIAGGSLYLMLDFDPTEEGTYGQIIMYVHDPDFVYYLTATFTDLLSMSNRNLKMMDEITY from the coding sequence TTGGAGCCGAATGTATCATTAAACGTGCTAATGGACGAGCTGAATCACTTGTTAGATGAGAGAATACAGGATCCCGAGATTCGGCAATTGTTTGAAGAATATCAACATCGGGAAGGTGCATCCGAGGAAAGCCTGGATCTATTTGAAAAGGAGTATGGCGTCCGGCTGCCTGGCGATTTTCGTACCTTTTATCAAAGAAAAGACGGCAGTGGCTATGGGTTGCATGTGCTGTACCCGGGTGGTGCCGAGGGAGGGCGTCGTACACCCTTTTATCTGATGTCATTGGAAGAGATTCGAGAGACCAAACAATACTTCTGTGAAGTGGATGAGAAGCTCGAAGAGTATTATTCTGCGGAGGAGATCAACCAGTTGGACCCGGAGATCAAGCCATTCCTGTTCCATAAACCATGGATTCCTTTTGCAACAATTGCGGGAGGTTCACTGTATCTGATGCTCGATTTTGATCCAACGGAGGAAGGGACGTATGGGCAGATTATTATGTACGTTCACGATCCGGACTTTGTTTATTACCTTACAGCTACCTTCACGGATCTCCTCAGCATGTCGAACCGTAATTTGAAGATGATGGATGAGATCACCTATTAA
- a CDS encoding leucine-rich repeat domain-containing protein, producing MVAVAFHTDPRGTAYELLIDELIEKADRFMLVDRQRYEENEIPEVVRVLERLKPYLVERATMEEMMLKSGAYYSEGTYYTYRCTPESGHVLKEEANRFHDWCYPSLPDDLCFMTEDGNDYFFSVAHEHMYGMRITYKEASELMERIPGLFFDLDRHKVIDHLLDDAIRHQTDKLDISLHGLSELPERIRELKHLKELTIFEQNLYSLPASLFELTSLERLVITTLDLECIPAEIGKLKQLQELRIYCGSPFESAPGWRPKPQTELGLNCIPPEIGELSELKYLEIVYSGIRELPPELERLKNLRALLVTNALIEGTPDVVTRMHWLEYVDLMNIPFGTHWEEVWEMKKNM from the coding sequence ATGGTAGCCGTAGCTTTTCACACTGATCCAAGAGGGACTGCCTATGAACTGTTGATTGACGAATTGATCGAGAAGGCAGATCGTTTTATGCTGGTAGACAGACAAAGGTACGAAGAGAACGAGATACCGGAAGTAGTTCGTGTGTTAGAGAGATTGAAGCCCTATCTTGTGGAACGAGCTACGATGGAAGAGATGATGCTAAAAAGCGGAGCCTATTATTCGGAAGGTACCTATTATACATATCGCTGTACGCCGGAATCGGGTCACGTGCTCAAAGAAGAAGCCAATCGTTTTCATGATTGGTGTTATCCGTCATTGCCGGACGATCTTTGCTTTATGACAGAAGACGGAAATGATTATTTTTTCTCTGTGGCCCATGAGCATATGTATGGCATGAGGATTACATACAAAGAAGCGAGTGAACTTATGGAGCGGATTCCGGGGTTGTTCTTTGATTTGGACCGTCATAAGGTAATTGATCATCTCCTGGACGATGCGATCAGACATCAGACCGATAAGCTGGATATCAGCTTACATGGTTTAAGTGAGCTTCCCGAACGAATTCGGGAGTTGAAGCACTTGAAGGAGTTGACGATTTTTGAGCAGAATCTGTACTCACTCCCTGCAAGTCTGTTTGAACTTACTTCATTGGAAAGATTGGTCATTACAACGCTGGATCTGGAGTGTATTCCGGCAGAAATCGGGAAATTGAAGCAACTTCAAGAGTTAAGAATTTATTGTGGCAGCCCTTTTGAATCTGCACCTGGTTGGAGGCCCAAACCACAAACTGAGTTGGGATTAAATTGTATTCCGCCTGAGATTGGTGAATTAAGTGAGCTGAAGTATCTGGAGATCGTATATTCTGGTATACGTGAACTCCCCCCGGAGTTGGAAAGACTGAAGAATTTGCGTGCTTTACTGGTGACGAATGCACTAATTGAGGGAACTCCGGATGTTGTCACAAGAATGCACTGGCTGGAGTATGTAGACTTAATGAATATTCCATTTGGAACCCATTGGGAAGAAGTCTGGGAAATGAAAAAGAACATGTAA